A single genomic interval of Armigeres subalbatus isolate Guangzhou_Male chromosome 1, GZ_Asu_2, whole genome shotgun sequence harbors:
- the LOC134204971 gene encoding trypsin 3A1-like isoform X1: MSTRVLGYSSCFIIIICLDASGVSMIMVSDKRNVMTKRTYRAKCREICGVNGRSNRIVGGEETNAHEYPWLAGLFRQGKLYCGASVLTKNYLITAAHCVNSFEPNEIRIYLGGHNIAKDYTELRRVKRIVDHEDFDIFTFNNDIALLELDKPLRYGPTIQPACLPDGGEHDFTGSLGIVAGWGRIEERLPPSKTLRSVMVPIWSQQQCLEAGYGSKKISENMMCAGYHDGKKDACQGDSGGPMHKMGNAGSMEVIGVVSWGRGCARPNLPGIYTRIVNYLPWIHDKLEGECLCMPRDVAARSEQ; encoded by the exons ATGTCCACGAGAGTATTGGGGTATTCGTCGTGTTTCATAATTATAATTTGCCTTGACGCGTCCGGAGTGTCCATGATAATGGTCAGTGACAAGCGAAACGTGATGACGAAACGTACATACCGTGCGAAGTGTCGCGAAA TTTGCGGTGTCAATGGTCGATCGAATAGGATCGTCGGTGGAGAGGAAACCAACGCCCACGAATACCCATGGTTGGCAGGACTTTTCCGCCAAGGGAAGCTGTACTGCGGTGCTTCGGTCCTCACCAAGAACTATTTAATCACTGCGGCGCATTGCGTTAACTCCTTCGAGCCAAATGAAATCAGG ATATACCTTGGTGGACACAACATTGCTAAGGACTACACTGAACTACGGCGAGTGAAGCGAATCGTCGATCATGAGGACTTTGACATTTTTACGTTCAACAATGACATCGCTTTGCTGGAATTGGACAAACCCCTGCGTTATGGACCCACAATTCAACCTGCGTGCCTTCCGGATGGAG GCGAACATGATTTCACGGGGTCGTTGGGAATTGTTGCCGGTTGGGGACGCATCGAGGAGAGACTACCACCATCAAAGACGCTTCGATCGGTTATGGTACCGATCTGGTCCCAGCAGCAGTGCTTGGAGGCAGGGTACGGCAGTAAAAAGATTTCCGAGAACATGATGTGTGCTGGTTATCACGATGGAAAGAAAGATGCTTGCCAG GGTGACAGCGGTGGTCCTATGCATAAAATGGGCAATGCTGGTAGTATGGAGGTGATCGGAGTGGTGTCCTGGGGTAGAGGATGTGCTCGGCCCAACCTTCCTGGTATCTATACCAGGATCGTTAACTACTTGCCATGGATTCACGACAAGCTTGAAGGAGAATGCCTTTGCATGCCACGGGATGTCGCTGCCAGAAGCGAGCAATGA
- the LOC134204971 gene encoding trypsin 3A1-like isoform X2: MQIVLLLSFISLVRITVAVSAARNGSCNCVCGVNGRSNRIVGGEETNAHEYPWLAGLFRQGKLYCGASVLTKNYLITAAHCVNSFEPNEIRIYLGGHNIAKDYTELRRVKRIVDHEDFDIFTFNNDIALLELDKPLRYGPTIQPACLPDGGEHDFTGSLGIVAGWGRIEERLPPSKTLRSVMVPIWSQQQCLEAGYGSKKISENMMCAGYHDGKKDACQGDSGGPMHKMGNAGSMEVIGVVSWGRGCARPNLPGIYTRIVNYLPWIHDKLEGECLCMPRDVAARSEQ; encoded by the exons TTTGCGGTGTCAATGGTCGATCGAATAGGATCGTCGGTGGAGAGGAAACCAACGCCCACGAATACCCATGGTTGGCAGGACTTTTCCGCCAAGGGAAGCTGTACTGCGGTGCTTCGGTCCTCACCAAGAACTATTTAATCACTGCGGCGCATTGCGTTAACTCCTTCGAGCCAAATGAAATCAGG ATATACCTTGGTGGACACAACATTGCTAAGGACTACACTGAACTACGGCGAGTGAAGCGAATCGTCGATCATGAGGACTTTGACATTTTTACGTTCAACAATGACATCGCTTTGCTGGAATTGGACAAACCCCTGCGTTATGGACCCACAATTCAACCTGCGTGCCTTCCGGATGGAG GCGAACATGATTTCACGGGGTCGTTGGGAATTGTTGCCGGTTGGGGACGCATCGAGGAGAGACTACCACCATCAAAGACGCTTCGATCGGTTATGGTACCGATCTGGTCCCAGCAGCAGTGCTTGGAGGCAGGGTACGGCAGTAAAAAGATTTCCGAGAACATGATGTGTGCTGGTTATCACGATGGAAAGAAAGATGCTTGCCAG GGTGACAGCGGTGGTCCTATGCATAAAATGGGCAATGCTGGTAGTATGGAGGTGATCGGAGTGGTGTCCTGGGGTAGAGGATGTGCTCGGCCCAACCTTCCTGGTATCTATACCAGGATCGTTAACTACTTGCCATGGATTCACGACAAGCTTGAAGGAGAATGCCTTTGCATGCCACGGGATGTCGCTGCCAGAAGCGAGCAATGA